A window of the Phaseolus vulgaris cultivar G19833 chromosome 5, P. vulgaris v2.0, whole genome shotgun sequence genome harbors these coding sequences:
- the LOC137834651 gene encoding hexose carrier protein HEX6-like: MAVGFAIASENGQSNGKITLYVVLSCMMAGMGGVIFGYDIGTAGGVTSMDSFLKKFFHKVYLKKEDAKVSNYCVFDSQLLTSFTSSLYIAGLVTTFFASHVTKAFGRKPSIVAGGAAFLAGTALGGAAFNVYMLIVGRLLLGVGVGFANQAVPLYLSEMALPRLRGAISNGFQLSICIGIVCANLINYGAEKIEGGWGWRVSLALAAVPASFLTLGALFLPETPNSLIQRSHDHQKAKLLLQRIRGTEDVEAEFDDLIKASSSKTNNKQSLKIILKPRYRPQLVMAVVIPFFQQFTGINVIGFYAPLLFRTIGLGESASLLSAVVTGVVGTGSTFISMFIVDKLGRRTLFIIGGIQMFASQCIVGGIMAFHLRDHGGLSQGYACVVLVMILIYVAGFGWSWGPLGWLVPSEIFPLEIRSVGQSITVAVSFIFTFTVAQTFLSMLCHFKYGIFFFFGGWVVVMTIFVYYFLPETKSVPLEQMEKVWQDHWFWKRIVSEISDRDEK; this comes from the exons ATGGCTGTTGGATTTGCTATAGCAAGTGAAAATGGCCAAAGCAATGGTAAGATAACCCTGTATGTTGTGCTGTCTTGTATGATGGCTGGCATGGGAGGTGTCATCTTTGGCTATGACATTGGAACAGCAGGAGGGGTGACCTCAATGGACTCATTTCTGAAGAAGTTCTTCCACAAAGTGTACCTTAAGAAAGAAGATGCCAAGGTCAGCAACTACTGTGTATTTGATAGCCAGCTATTGACATCTTTTACATCCTCTCTCTATATTGCTGGTCTTGTTACTACCTTCTTTGCTTCTCATGTCACCAAAGCCTTTGGCCGCAAACCATCCATAGTAGCCGGCGGCGCCGCCTTCCTGGCTGGTACAGCTCTTGGAGGTGCAGCTTTTAATGTGTACATGCTCATAGTTGGTAGACTTTTGCTTGGAGTTGGAGTTGGATTTGCAAACCAG GCTGTTCCATTGTATCTATCTGAAATGGCACTACCAAGACTAAGAGGAGCAATTAGCAATGGCTTCCAATTAAGCATTTGCATTGGTATTGTGTGTGCTAATCTAATCAACTATGGAGCAGAGAAGATTGAAGGTGGCTGGGGATGGCGTGTGTCGCTAGCCCTGGCAGCAGTACCAGCCTCATTCCTAACACTAGGTGCACTTTTCCTCCCTGAAACTCCCAACAGCTTAATCCAGCGCAGCCATGACCATCAAAAGGCCAAGTTACTGCTTCAGAGAATTCGAGGCACAGAAGATGTGGAAGCAGAATTTGATGATCTTATCAAAGCAAGTTCTTCAAAAACCAACAACAAACAATCACTTAAGATAATTTTGAAACCAAGGTATAGGCCTCAGCTGGTGATGGCAGTAGTTATACCATTTTTCCAGCAATTTACAGGGATCAATGTCATTGGTTTCTATGCCCCTTTACTCTTTAGGACAATTGGGTTAGGAGAAAGTGCATCCCTGTTGTCAGCTGTGGTGACAGGAGTTGTAGGTACTGGCTCAACATTCATATCAATGTTCATAGTTGATAAACTTGGAAGGAGAACCTTGTTTATTATTGGGGGCATTCAAATGTTTGCATCACAGTGTATAGTTGGTGGCATAATGGCCTTTCATCTGAGAGATCATGGTGGATTAAGCCAAGGTTATGCTTGTGTTGTTTTGGTTATGATACTCATATATGTTGCTGGGTTTGGGTGGTCATGGGGGCCACTGGGTTGGTTAGTACCAAGTGAGATTTTTCCTCTCGAAATTAGATCAGTGGGGCAAAGCATCACAGTGGCAGTGAGCTTTATCTTCACTTTCACTGTTGCACAGACTTTTCTGTCCATGCTTTGCCACTTCAAGTATgggattttcttcttctttggaggatgggtggtggtgatgactatATTTGTGTACTATTTCCTGCCAGAGACCAAAAGTGTGCCACTTGAACAGATGGAGAAAGTGTGGCAAGATCATTGGTTTTGGAAGAGAATAGTGAGTGAAATAAGTGATAGAGATGAGAAATGA
- the LOC137834652 gene encoding hexose carrier protein HEX6-like produces MAVEVPIANDERGYNGKITCIVILSCMVAATGGIIFGYDIGISGGVTSMVPFLEKFFPEVYIKMKQDTKISNYCKFDSQLLTTFTSSLYIAGLIASFFASSVTRAFGRKPSILIGGAAFLIGAALGGAALNIYMLILGRVMLGVGIGFANQSVPLYLSEMAPPRYRGAINIGFQLCVGIGVLSANLINFGTEKIKDGWGWRISLVMAAVPASMLSLGSLFLPETPNSIIQHSKDRHKAKLMLQRIRGTNDVQQELEDLFEASDISNSIKHPFKNILHRKYRPQLVMAIAIPFFQQFTGINVISFYAPILFLTIGLGESASLLLSAIVTGVVGTTSTFISMLMVDKLGRRVLFISGGIQMFLSQVIVGSIMATQLGDHGEISKIYAYLILLLICIYVAGFAWSWGPLGWLVPSEIFQLEIRSAAQSITVAVNFLFTFIVAQTFLSMLCHFKSGTFFFFGGWVVVMTVFVYLLLPETRNVPIEQMDRVWREHFFWKTIVGEKS; encoded by the exons ATGGCAGTGGAGGTGCCAATTGCAAATGATGAAAGAGGTTACAATGGGAAGATCACTTGTATTGTGATTCTATCTTGTATGGTGGCTGCCACAGGAGGCATTATCTTTGGTTATGATATAGGAATTTCAG GTGGAGTAACATCTATGGTGCCATTTCTGGAGAAATTTTTCCCAGAAGTATACATCAAGATGAAGCAAGACACCAAGATTAGCAACTACTGCAAGTTTGATAGCCAGCTTCTAACAACATTCACTTCATCACTCTACATAGCAGGTCTTATAGCATCCTTCTTTGCCTCATCAGTCACAAGAGCCTTTGGCAGAAAACCATCAATTCTCATAGGTGGTGCTGCATTTCTCATTGGAGCAGCTCTTGGTGGTGCAGCTCTCAACATATACATGCTTATACTTGGTCGAGTTATGCTTGGAGTTGGGATTGGCTTTGCCAATCAG TCAGTCCCTTTATATCTCTCTGAAATGGCACCTCCAAGGTACAGAGGAGCAATCAACATTGGTTTCCAGCTTTGTGTTGGCATTGGTGTTCTATCAGCTAATCTGATAAACTTTGGAACAGAAAAGATCAAAGATGGGTGGGGTTGGCGTATTTCTTTAGTTATGGCAGCAGTTCCAGCCTCAATGCTCAGTTTGGGGTCACTTTTCCTCCCAGAAACACCCAACAGCATAATCCAACACAGCAAGGACCGTCACAAGGCTAAGCTAATGCTGCAACGCATCCGTGGCACCAATGATGTCCAACAAGAACTTGAAGACCTCTTTGAAGCAAGTGATATTTCAAACTCCATCAAACACCCTTTTAAGAACATCTTGCATAGGAAGTATAGGCCTCAACTTGTCATGGCTATAGCCATACCCTTCTTCCAACAATTCACAGGAATCAATGTCATTTCCTTTTATGCTCCAATCCTCTTCCTAACCATTGGGTTAGGAGAAAGTGCTTCACTTCTTCTGTCAGCAATTGTAACTGGGGTTGTAGGCACTACTTCAACATTCATCTCAATGCTCATGGTTGATAAACTTGGGAGAAGAGTGTTGTTCATATCTGGGGGCATCCAAATGTTCTTGTCACAAGTTATTGTAGGGAGCATCATGGCAACTCAGCTTGGTGACCATGGTGAAATAAGCAAAATATATGCATATTTGATTCTACTTTTGATATGCATATATGTTGCAGGGTTTGCATGGTCTTGGGGGCCACTAGGATGGTTGGTTCCTAGTGAGATTTTCCAACTGGAGATTAGATCAGCAGCACAAAGTATCACTGTTGCTGTGAATTTTCTCTTTACCTTCATAGTTGCTCAAACTTTTCTTAGCATGCTGTGCCATTTCAAGTCTGGCACATTCTTCTTCTTTGGGGGGTGGGTTGTGGTGATGACAGTGTTTGTATACTTGTTGTTGCCAGAGACCAGGAATGTGCCAATTGAGCAAATGGATAGGGTGTGGAGAGaacattttttttggaaaacaatTGTGGGAGAAAAAAGttga
- the LOC137834650 gene encoding probable isoaspartyl peptidase/L-asparaginase 3 isoform X3, which produces MEVGAVAAMRYVTDGIKAARLVMQHTEHTLLVGEKASEFAISMGLPGPTNLSSPESMEKWTKWKDGSCQPNFRKNVSPANSCGPYSPTHYLRHPGETCSSTAHMLTSNSGLPLVGLHSHDTISMAVIDRMGHIAVGTSTNGATFKIPGRVGDGPIAGSSAYAVEEVGACCATGDGDIMMRFLPCYQVVESMRLGMEPKLAAKDAMARIARKFPDFLGAVVALNKKGEHAGACHGWTFKYSVRSPSMEDVEVFTVLPSD; this is translated from the exons ATGGAAGTAGGAGCTGTTGCAGCCATGAGATACGTAACTGATGGAATCAAGGCTGCAAGGTTAGTAATGCAACATACTGAACATACCTTGCTGGTAGGAGAGAAAGCATCAGAATTTGCTATTTCAATGGGTCTTCCGGGACCAACAAACTTGAGTTCACCAGAATCTATGGAGAAGTGGACCAAATGGAAAGATGGTAGTTGTCAACCAAATTTCAGGAAAAATGTGTCACCTGCAAATAGTTGTGGTCCTTATAGTCCAACACATTACCTGCGGCATCCTGGTGAAACATGCTCCAGCACTGCTCATATGCTGACTAGTAATTCTGGATTACCTCTTGTTGGTCTTCACAGCCATGATACTATATCAATGGCTGTTATTGATAGA ATGGGACACATTGCTGTTGGCACATCAACTAATGGGGCAACATTCAAGATTCCTGGCAG GGTTGGTGATGGTCCCATAGCTGGATCCTCAGCATATGCTGTAGAGGAAGTTGGTGCATGTTGTGCAACTGGGGATGGTGACATCATGATGCGCTTCCTTCCATG CTATCAAGTTGTGGAAAGTATGAGGTTGGGAATGGAACCCAAACTTGCTGCCAAAGATGCAATGGCACGGATAGCAAGAAAATTTCCAGATTTTTTGGGAGCCGTTGTTGCCCTCAATAAAAAGGGAGAGCATGCTGGTGCCTGCCATGGTTGGACATTTAAATACTCAGTTAGGAGCCCTTCAATGGAAGACGTTGAAGTTTTTACTGTGCTACCTTCAGACTGA
- the LOC137834650 gene encoding probable isoaspartyl peptidase/L-asparaginase 3 isoform X2 → MDALTMEVGAVAAMRYVTDGIKAARLVMQHTEHTLLVGEKASEFAISMGLPGPTNLSSPESMEKWTKWKDGSCQPNFRKNVSPANSCGPYSPTHYLRHPGETCSSTAHMLTSNSGLPLVGLHSHDTISMAVIDRMGHIAVGTSTNGATFKIPGRVGDGPIAGSSAYAVEEVGACCATGDGDIMMRFLPCYQVVESMRLGMEPKLAAKDAMARIARKFPDFLGAVVALNKKGEHAGACHGWTFKYSVRSPSMEDVEVFTVLPSD, encoded by the exons ATGGATGCG TTGACAATGGAAGTAGGAGCTGTTGCAGCCATGAGATACGTAACTGATGGAATCAAGGCTGCAAGGTTAGTAATGCAACATACTGAACATACCTTGCTGGTAGGAGAGAAAGCATCAGAATTTGCTATTTCAATGGGTCTTCCGGGACCAACAAACTTGAGTTCACCAGAATCTATGGAGAAGTGGACCAAATGGAAAGATGGTAGTTGTCAACCAAATTTCAGGAAAAATGTGTCACCTGCAAATAGTTGTGGTCCTTATAGTCCAACACATTACCTGCGGCATCCTGGTGAAACATGCTCCAGCACTGCTCATATGCTGACTAGTAATTCTGGATTACCTCTTGTTGGTCTTCACAGCCATGATACTATATCAATGGCTGTTATTGATAGA ATGGGACACATTGCTGTTGGCACATCAACTAATGGGGCAACATTCAAGATTCCTGGCAG GGTTGGTGATGGTCCCATAGCTGGATCCTCAGCATATGCTGTAGAGGAAGTTGGTGCATGTTGTGCAACTGGGGATGGTGACATCATGATGCGCTTCCTTCCATG CTATCAAGTTGTGGAAAGTATGAGGTTGGGAATGGAACCCAAACTTGCTGCCAAAGATGCAATGGCACGGATAGCAAGAAAATTTCCAGATTTTTTGGGAGCCGTTGTTGCCCTCAATAAAAAGGGAGAGCATGCTGGTGCCTGCCATGGTTGGACATTTAAATACTCAGTTAGGAGCCCTTCAATGGAAGACGTTGAAGTTTTTACTGTGCTACCTTCAGACTGA
- the LOC137834650 gene encoding probable isoaspartyl peptidase/L-asparaginase 3 isoform X1, producing the protein MHSRDLGEHFHHQFISMPANSFIIIFLLPLLSLVVGHETVQTEEYPLVVSTWPFVEAVRAAWKAVDGGSSAVNSVVEGCSACEELRCDGTVGPGGSPDENGETTIDALIMDALTMEVGAVAAMRYVTDGIKAARLVMQHTEHTLLVGEKASEFAISMGLPGPTNLSSPESMEKWTKWKDGSCQPNFRKNVSPANSCGPYSPTHYLRHPGETCSSTAHMLTSNSGLPLVGLHSHDTISMAVIDRMGHIAVGTSTNGATFKIPGRVGDGPIAGSSAYAVEEVGACCATGDGDIMMRFLPCYQVVESMRLGMEPKLAAKDAMARIARKFPDFLGAVVALNKKGEHAGACHGWTFKYSVRSPSMEDVEVFTVLPSD; encoded by the exons ATGCATTCCAGAGACCTTGGAGAACACTTCCATCACCAATTCATCTCCATGCCTGCAAACTCCTTCATCATTATCTTCCTTCTCCCTTTACTCTCTTTG GTGGTGGGGCATGAAACCGTGCAAACGGAAGAGTACCCTTTGGTCGTGAGCACGTGGCCCTTCGTTGAGGCTGTCAGAGCTGCATGGAAGGCTGTTGATGGTGGCTCTTCGGCTGTGAATTCCGTGGTTGAAGGTTGCTCTGCCTGTGAGGAACTCAGGTGTGATGGAACAG TTGGTCCAGGTGGAAGTCCAGATGAGAATGGGGAAACTACAATTGATGCTCTGATAATGGATGCG TTGACAATGGAAGTAGGAGCTGTTGCAGCCATGAGATACGTAACTGATGGAATCAAGGCTGCAAGGTTAGTAATGCAACATACTGAACATACCTTGCTGGTAGGAGAGAAAGCATCAGAATTTGCTATTTCAATGGGTCTTCCGGGACCAACAAACTTGAGTTCACCAGAATCTATGGAGAAGTGGACCAAATGGAAAGATGGTAGTTGTCAACCAAATTTCAGGAAAAATGTGTCACCTGCAAATAGTTGTGGTCCTTATAGTCCAACACATTACCTGCGGCATCCTGGTGAAACATGCTCCAGCACTGCTCATATGCTGACTAGTAATTCTGGATTACCTCTTGTTGGTCTTCACAGCCATGATACTATATCAATGGCTGTTATTGATAGA ATGGGACACATTGCTGTTGGCACATCAACTAATGGGGCAACATTCAAGATTCCTGGCAG GGTTGGTGATGGTCCCATAGCTGGATCCTCAGCATATGCTGTAGAGGAAGTTGGTGCATGTTGTGCAACTGGGGATGGTGACATCATGATGCGCTTCCTTCCATG CTATCAAGTTGTGGAAAGTATGAGGTTGGGAATGGAACCCAAACTTGCTGCCAAAGATGCAATGGCACGGATAGCAAGAAAATTTCCAGATTTTTTGGGAGCCGTTGTTGCCCTCAATAAAAAGGGAGAGCATGCTGGTGCCTGCCATGGTTGGACATTTAAATACTCAGTTAGGAGCCCTTCAATGGAAGACGTTGAAGTTTTTACTGTGCTACCTTCAGACTGA
- the LOC137834648 gene encoding hexose carrier protein HEX6-like: MAVGFAIASENGQRNGKITLYVVLSCMMAGMGGVIFGYDIGTAGGVTSMDSFLKKFFHKVYLKKEDAKVSNYCVFDSQLLTSFTSSLYIAGLVTSFFASYITKAFGRKPSMVAGGAAFLAGTALGGAAFNVYMLIVGRLLLGVGVGFANQAVPLYLSEMALPRLRGATSNGFQLSIGIGALSANLINYGTEKIEGGWGWRVSLAMAAVPASVLTLGALFLPETPNSLIQRNHDHQKAKLLLQRIRGIEDVEAELDDLIKASSSKTNNKQSFKIILKRRYRPQLVMAVAIPFFQQVTGINVIAFYAPLLFRTIGLGESAALLSAVMTGVVGTGSTFISMFMVDKLGRRTLFMIGGIQMFASQCIVGGIMAFHLRDHGGLSKVYSCVVLVMILIYVAGFGWSWGPLGWLVPSEIFPLEIRSVGQSITVAVSFIFTFIVAQTFLSMLCHFRSGIFFFFGGWVVVMTIFVYYLLPETKSVPLEQMEKVWHEHWFWKRIVGEISDTESTNMRNEYDTSRKL, translated from the exons ATGGCTGTTGGTTTTGCTATAGCAAGTGAAAATGGCCAAAGGAATGGTAAGATAACCCTGTATGTTGTGCTGTCTTGTATGATGGCTGGCATGGGAGGTGTCATCTTTGGCTATGACATTGGAACAGCAGGAGGGGTGACCTCAATGGACTCATTTCTGAAGAAGTTCTTCCACAAAGTGTACCTTAAGAAAGAAGATGCCAAGGTCAGCAACTACTGTGTATTTGACAGCCAACTATTGACCTCTTTTACATCCTCTCTCTATATTGCTGGTCTTGTTACTTCCTTCTTTGCTTCTTATATCACCAAAGCCTTTGGCCGCAAACCATCTATGGTGGCCGGCGGCGCCGCCTTTCTGGCTGGTACAGCTCTTGGAGGTGCAGCTTTTAATGTGTACATGCTCATAGTTGGTAGACTTTTGCTTGGAGTTGGAGTTGGTTTTGCAAACCAG GCTGTTCCTTTGTATCTATCTGAAATGGCACTACCAAGACTAAGAGGAGCAACTAGCAATGGCTTCCAATTAAGCATTGGCATTGGTGCTTTGTCTGCTAACTTAATCAACTATGGAACAGAGAAGATTGAAGGTGGCTGGGGTTGGCGTGTGTCACTAGCCATGGCAGCAGTGCCAGCCTCAGTCCTAACACTAGGTGCACTTTTCCTCCCTGAAACTCCCAACAGCTTAATCCAGCGCAACCATGACCATCAAAAGGCCAAGTTACTGCTTCAGCGAATTCGAGGAATAGAAGATGTGGAAGCAGAACTTGATGATCTTATCAAAGCAAGTTCTTCAAAAACCAACAACAAACAATCATTTAAGATCATTTTGAAACGAAGGTATAGGCCTCAGCTTGTGATGGCAGTAGCTATACCATTTTTCCAGCAAGTGACAGGGATCAATGTCATTGCTTTCTATGCCCCTTTACTTTTTAGGACAATTGGGTTAGGAGAAAGTGCAGCGCTGTTGTCAGCTGTGATGACGGGAGTTGTAGGTACTGGCTCAACATTCATATCAATGTTCATGGTTGATAAACTTGGAAGGAGAACCTTGTTTATGATTGGGGGCATTCAAATGTTTGCATCACAGTGTATAGTTGGTGGCATAATGGCCTTTCATCTGAGAGATCATGGTGGATTAAGCAAAGTGTATTCTTGTGTTGTTTTGGTTATGATACTCATATATGTTGCTGGGTTTGGGTGGTCATGGGGGCCACTAGGTTGGTTAGTGCCAAGTGAGATTTTTCCTCTGGAAATTAGATCAGTGGGGCAAAGCATCACAGTGGCAGTGAGCTTTATCTTCACTTTCATTGTTGCTCAGACTTTTCTGTCCATGCTTTGCCACTTCAGGTCTgggattttcttcttctttggaggatgggtggtggtgatgacaataTTTGTGTACTATCTCCTGCCAGAGACCAAAAGTGTGCCACTTGAACAGATGGAGAAAGTTTGGCACGAACATTGGTTTTGGAAGAGAATAGTGGGTGAAATAAGTGATACAGAGAGCACAAACATGAGAAATGAATATGATACTTCAAGGAAGTTGTAA